In Osmia lignaria lignaria isolate PbOS001 chromosome 13, iyOsmLign1, whole genome shotgun sequence, the DNA window GCGAGAAACATTTGTATGTGTCCGATTTTCATTCAGCTGAGCCTGATTGTTACGGGCCAACGAAATTTAtctcattaaaaatattttaggcACGAGCGCATCGtcaccatcaccatcatcatcctcctcatcatcatcatcatcctcgTCATCGTGGGTGATGTTCGTCTTGTCAATGCTCGGTAGGCAGTGACAACGGGTTTTCAAGCGTGCAAAAGCAATTATGTGACGGTGCCAAGTTCTGAAAATCCGCGTCCCCTTGGCAAGAGTTCGTGCTCATAAGCCGACTCGTTAGAGAAGTATGCGGATGCCGCCCCTCCTGCTGGATCCATCATCGCGAAAAATGAATACCTTCTCCTTGGTAATGTCATCTGTTCCATTTTTACTCGTTCTAACAGGGTAGTCTTTATCAGCTGTTACACGAAACTGCGAATAcggtaattttgtaatttttacaattgCATTATCCATAATTGTAACTATATAATTTCAGTGGCATTTCAACTTTGGGGCCATTTGAGAATTTCTGAAAGTTGGAAACTTTGTTGTAGTATTTATGAGAGTATTTAAAATCCTACTTAAATTAGAAGCAATGcggtatttaaattttatcttttcatcgtttgaaaatgaaattacggAAAACGTCAGAGTAGATATATGTATAGTTCTGGTAGCGACACAACCGGAAGCTTTCCTCCAGTTAAACACGTAAACGGTCAGCGGGAGtctaaatttattttccattagaGATTTTCTATAAAGAAGCGAACACGTTGCGTCGTGTGTTAAATAATAGCAAAGTTTACATAATAAAGCTCGGTGGTATGTGGCATCGGTCTGATCCTCAAACGGACAACGTGGGTGGTAAAAGCATCGTTACTAATAGAACGTACGATGATTCGCAAACCATGAAATTAGCTGTAACCATCGCGTGTGCGAACCTGATATCTTTATACAAATCGAATGACGTTCTATGTATCAGTAAGAGAGATACCTTATTGATTCCATGTGGCCCGTAACGACGGAATTCTTTCCCTTAATTTCTGCTTCATCTCGTTGGCCTCTTGCCATACTTCCTAATATAGCAACGACGCATCGGTTCTTCCGCGACAGTTTTTTTATTCCTTATTATTACGAAATTTAAATCATTATTTGCTTTGGAACACAATTTATGAATTACGAATTTCATTATCGATATTTGCTCCCTTAGAAAAGATTAACCGCGAAAAGTttgaattaaaagtttcataCACCGTCGGTAAGGAAGATTTTTCTTGGAAACACGATGGGCGTTATCGatcggtaaaaaagaaaattcaaaattgcAAAGCTTTAGAAATATCGCATCGAACGACATTAAGCTAATAGTGCAATTTTACTAGGAGAAAATTGTGAAAGTGAACCGCAGGTCTTGGTGGATCGCATTGCGGAACACTCGTGTTAGAGGGGGCACGGCTCGCTGTCGTGCAcgatatatacaatatatatatatatatatatatttatatatgtatgtcaGCACGGTAGTGTGTTCGCGGACCGTGTATGCAGAAGCGTTTAAATATTAATCACATTACGGATGTTTTTGCCCGTGTGACGCGCGCGTAATAGAAGGAATGATTATCAAAATGCCACCAATGTACAGACATAACGAGAATGGAAGTCCGTGCTAAATACGGATCTCACAACTTGCAAATAAGCAGCGCCGATGGACGCGGCCATGTTTTCTGGTAGCAGAAATCTTACCCATTAATAATTCGTTAATCGTCGAACCACGAAGTGGAGTGTGCAGAATGCCGAAATGCGATGTGAAGACAAGGTATCTACCAGCCACATTTGCCTGGACAGTCCTACTCAGCACCACGACACTCTTCTTCTGTTTTCCGTAAGTTTTGCACACATGTCTGTCTTCTTCTATTCTGGTGAGAGACTGTGATATTTGTGCTCCTGTTTTCATTGTTCAAAGTTTTTCTTAGTGTTTTGAGACGAGCGTACCAACACTTATCGTTTTAATCTTTCAGATGTCAATATTATGTGTTTCGATGGGGAACATGGGTACCTGCGCTACAAGGAGTCATCACCTTTTTTGTTCTGGCAAATTTCACATTAGCAACATTTATGGATCCAGGAGTTATTCCGAAAGGTATGTCTTTACATAAAATGAAGGTGAAATTTTTTAAGGAATACATCTTTTTTTAAAGCACCTCCTGACGAAGACCGAGAGGATGACTTCCATGCTCCGTTATATAAAAGTGTAGAAATCAATGGAATTACAGTTCGTATGAAATGGTGTGTCACATGCAAGTTTTATAGACCTCCACGTTGTTCACATTGTAGTGTTTGCAATCATTGTATCGAGGTTTGTACTAaatgtaattaacatttttttaattttaaatttaacgtttttttttgtatattttcagACATTCGATCATCACTGCCCGTGGGTGAATAACTGCATCGGTAGGAGGAATTAtaggttcttttttttctttctcttgtcTCTCAGTTTTCACATGCTCAGTATATTTGGGCTTTGCCTGTATTTTGTATTGGAGCATAAACAACAGTTGGGCGAAGTGGATACAATTGTCGCGTATCCTTTTTTCCGAAATTAATTACTGTCCAATGAAGTTATAATACGTAATCTTACACGATATAatccttaaatttaaaatagacTTGTACTCATGGGAGTGGTTATACTTTTGTTCATTCCAATATTTGGACTGACCGGCTTTCATGTAGTACTTGTTTCTAGAGGACGTACGACAAATGAACAGGTAACGGGTAAATTTAACGGAGGCTACAATCCTTTTTCTCATGGTTGCTTACACAATTGCTGTTATACGCAATTTGGACCACAATACCCCAGGTAATATCCTAGTCAATCGATAACCAGCATCGTTAATTTAAGTAATTAGTAATTACGATATTGTAATGTTTCAGTTTAATTAAGCCTGAAAAGTATTCAGGAAAACGACGCGGAGTTTCTACATCTGAGATATCGACTATAGGCAGTGAGAACCAGGTAAAAACCTACATGGATAGCAGCAATGGTGTTAGAAATGCCAGTTCAAATGCTTACAATAAGGTAAGAGCTAGTGCAACTTTGCTTCTGACACTACATACATGAAGACTTTACAACTGTAAATAGGCACTTCCTCTTTAGCATGCAATTTTATAATGCTTCATCGGTGTATAACATACGAAGCTGTACGTAGTTCTATcatagatatgtaatttattttgctttAGGAAAGTTACAGATCTGCACTCTTTCACCGCgcttcgaagcttttatcaATACATACAAATGCTAATTGCAAATTGTAGTGCACGCACTTCAATGCGTTCAAAAGGCGTTTCTTGCACGATCTTTCGAATTCTTTGCCTTTGttcgttaatttttcaatttctttctttagaGTACGATTTCGAGCAACGATTCTTCCTCTCAGTAATATCCTATTAACACCGTTGGAAAGTTGCAGTTATTTTCTTACTCAGTCCCATGTTCCTTACCCAATTCCTGGCTGAACGTCAGTATTTCCAAGAAACGTGCGTTATTAATGTACAATAGCGTGCTacgataattaaataatgaatgtTACAAATAGGTTCTAACAAAGATAGTTACCAAatgcattaatttttaattccagTTGTCACCTGGACGAGATGGTTCGGACACGGATATGGAACCCACTGCATCTCAGTCCGCGGATTGCGAGCCTACACCTCCGCTACAAAGACACGGTTCTAAAAGCAATTTCTTCCTGCCACCTGTGGAGAACAACGAGTCTCCCAGGCATCCACCGCCGTCGCAACATCGCCATCCAATGCATTACACTAGAGGCAGCCCTCACACAAGGCCAAGGTAAACGAATACAATAACAGGAAACGTTGTTTTCGTgtgttaattcatttttctaatatacATAAGGTACGTTGTCAATACCTATAGGGGAATGAACGGCTCTCGAAGCCATACGCCTGATCCATTATCGCCAGAAGCAAGCGGATCACCCGCCGCAGCTTCCCAAAGAGGTCAAGGACAAGGGGGTGCTAGTCCAACGACACAACGGATTAAAGCTATCGGAGTACCTACTCCACTCGCCATTTCCAGTCCTATTCGCAGGTACGTTTATGCTTCCCTATCGCTTACAAACGAAAATAGAACAATTACGAATCTATGCTGAATATATATTTCAAGAAATATATGAATTCTGCAAGTAAATAGTGTGATACGATCTTGTGTGATATAaagataatgaaatatatttgttCTATTCCGTGGACACTTAAAAGtactttttgaaatattaagtatttaataaatgtacatttctttttttttttttcttcctttaattGTACGTCGCGGCGTTTCACATTGCACAAAATTTATCTCGATGTAGAGAGCAAGAGGGAAGCGCCACATTTAGTAATTAGTTATATTGCATTTCTTGAGCACGCTATCAATACAAATTGAACAATCTCCTTTTATTCAATGTCCTGTTTGCAACCTGTTTCGACATGATGTGAAGCCTGTTTATTTTTTCAGATTCCCTATCCCTCACTATGAACACCTCACTCTTGCTCTTATTCTTTCTTCCCCTATATTCTCTCACCGCTATTCTCGCCTTCTGAATGACGAAGGAACGTGATAATATATAATGATAAAACGCGTTGCGCGATTGTAGATCACGATAATATAAATAGAGAATTAGTTTCTCTGCATGTATATATTACAAGATATATGGTATATAGATAAGTTTGTGTCCCACTGCAGGGGGTGGTAACTGCAAGGAGCTGCTTTCTACCATCATGTTGCAACCTACTGCAGGTAAACACGAACTTCATCCTACGAGGACATACCGTAGTTTAAAGTTATGCTTTCTTGCATAtatttcatacgtatattatatACTTAAGAGAAAAGCatacttaaatttaaatatatatatatatatatatatatatatatatacatgtatatatatatatatatttttacacaCATATCAGTCGACCAACACGCAAGTAAATGTCCATATATATGTATTTCCTAGGTTCGCTACCTTTTTACGTTGTTTCTTGGATAGATGCTAATTTTATAACAGGAATGATGCGCTGTTCTCTCTCTCTTGTATGTTTCGCCAGAGCCGTATTTGTATGGCTACAATGCTCAGCACTCGCATATTCATCTTGGTTCACTGTATTATTGTGC includes these proteins:
- the Zdhhc8 gene encoding zinc finger DHHC-type containing 8 isoform X2, coding for MPKCDVKTRYLPATFAWTVLLSTTTLFFCFPCQYYVFRWGTWVPALQGVITFFVLANFTLATFMDPGVIPKAPPDEDREDDFHAPLYKSVEINGITVRMKWCVTCKFYRPPRCSHCSVCNHCIETFDHHCPWVNNCIGRRNYRFFFFFLLSLSFHMLSIFGLCLYFVLEHKQQLGEVDTIVALVLMGVVILLFIPIFGLTGFHVVLVSRGRTTNEQVTGKFNGGYNPFSHGCLHNCCYTQFGPQYPSLIKPEKYSGKRRGVSTSEISTIGSENQVKTYMDSSNGVRNASSNAYNKLSPGRDGSDTDMEPTASQSADCEPTPPLQRHGSKSNFFLPPVENNESPRHPPPSQHRHPMHYTRGSPHTRPRGMNGSRSHTPDPLSPEASGSPAAASQRGQGQGGASPTTQRIKAIGVPTPLAISSPIRRSNPGTPTQVRRPDFIGVNEAPTYYDVQQGNNTGVGSGAVVAGYSPQRRFLSESELVRQGTEHSYSRTNNTVDNIRELAGSPQRGVYMWKDNSPGSYPAPAGATGNATTHQSPSQRPPPPSSSSSSYDYYRSNPTSPTQQLYANAPRAAYHPAMRGGVPVFPPHQQSPQVKRKATMATPTTPTSGDTRRRPMSFVRALEMTDSMEMVSAPNDNRSQRPTTPTPDRASVYDTMNYEISV
- the Zdhhc8 gene encoding zinc finger DHHC-type containing 8 isoform X1 encodes the protein MPKCDVKTRYLPATFAWTVLLSTTTLFFCFPCQYYVFRWGTWVPALQGVITFFVLANFTLATFMDPGVIPKAPPDEDREDDFHAPLYKSVEINGITVRMKWCVTCKFYRPPRCSHCSVCNHCIETFDHHCPWVNNCIGRRNYRFFFFFLLSLSFHMLSIFGLCLYFVLEHKQQLGEVDTIVALVLMGVVILLFIPIFGLTGFHVVLVSRGRTTNEQVTGKFNGGYNPFSHGCLHNCCYTQFGPQYPSLIKPEKYSGKRRGVSTSEISTIGSENQVKTYMDSSNGVRNASSNAYNKLSPGRDGSDTDMEPTASQSADCEPTPPLQRHGSKSNFFLPPVENNESPRHPPPSQHRHPMHYTRGSPHTRPRYVVNTYRGMNGSRSHTPDPLSPEASGSPAAASQRGQGQGGASPTTQRIKAIGVPTPLAISSPIRRSNPGTPTQVRRPDFIGVNEAPTYYDVQQGNNTGVGSGAVVAGYSPQRRFLSESELVRQGTEHSYSRTNNTVDNIRELAGSPQRGVYMWKDNSPGSYPAPAGATGNATTHQSPSQRPPPPSSSSSSYDYYRSNPTSPTQQLYANAPRAAYHPAMRGGVPVFPPHQQSPQVKRKATMATPTTPTSGDTRRRPMSFVRALEMTDSMEMVSAPNDNRSQRPTTPTPDRASVYDTMNYEISV